One genomic window of Pseudomonas chlororaphis subsp. piscium includes the following:
- a CDS encoding type VI secretion system tip protein VgrG: MFAPANTAHFELLIPSVRNDFKVLAFDGAEAISTLYAIQVELVSEYPDFDLESLLSQPAFLQFGLNGEGLHGRIDDVFVGEAGKRLTRYHLTLVPALHYLQFSHNQRIFQHLTVPQIVAKVLQGHGIQADAFTFNVSTSPQRAYCTQYGENDFEFIQRLCSEDGISWHHQHSQDGHQLAFTDDQAYFPKLGATPYQQGSGLAADNPVISQFSLRFSTRTSTVTRRDYDLKRPSLLLESQFTAEFSPALEDYRYPALIENEQRGKQLARQALERHRTDYQLAEGKSDQPTLRSGHFFDLTEHPRQQCNDLWLLLSVTHSGKQPQALEESVTSDSKPEDGFTQGYRNTFSAIPWDVFYRPPLVTRKSVLVSQTARVTGPVGEEIFCDEHGRVKVEFHWDRAELGSDKSSCWLRVSSSWAGDSFGAVTIPRIGMEVVVTYLEGNPDNPLITGCVPNKLTPVPYPLPANKTKTVLRSHSSPHSGGYNELSIEDRSGQELIYLRAQRDMEQRVENDSRLEVGNERHETIKGNSITVLEAEEQRTVTADRKVDLKANDYLQVASSSHTRVGQTVVIEAGQQVHLKAGAQLILDAGASITLKGGGQHIVIGPGGIFSSTEIQIGGAPTAGTAAAPVLPGMLEGLSAPATLPLPNLSLYQ; encoded by the coding sequence ATGTTCGCGCCGGCCAATACTGCGCACTTCGAACTACTGATTCCTTCTGTGCGCAATGATTTCAAGGTACTGGCCTTTGACGGTGCCGAAGCGATCAGCACCTTGTATGCGATCCAGGTTGAACTGGTCAGTGAGTATCCCGATTTTGATCTGGAAAGCCTGCTCAGCCAGCCTGCGTTTCTCCAGTTCGGCCTCAATGGTGAAGGCCTTCACGGGCGTATCGACGATGTATTCGTGGGAGAAGCCGGTAAACGCCTGACCCGTTACCACCTGACCTTGGTGCCAGCGCTGCATTACTTGCAGTTCAGCCACAACCAGCGAATTTTCCAGCATCTGACGGTGCCACAAATCGTGGCCAAAGTGCTCCAGGGGCATGGGATTCAGGCCGATGCGTTTACCTTCAATGTCAGCACTAGCCCTCAGCGCGCGTACTGCACTCAATATGGTGAAAACGACTTCGAGTTCATCCAGAGGCTGTGCAGCGAAGACGGGATTTCATGGCATCACCAACACAGCCAGGATGGCCATCAACTGGCGTTCACCGACGATCAGGCTTATTTCCCTAAGCTGGGAGCAACTCCTTATCAGCAAGGCTCTGGCTTGGCAGCGGACAACCCGGTAATCAGTCAGTTCTCCCTGCGTTTCAGTACTCGCACCAGCACGGTGACTCGGCGTGATTACGACCTGAAACGCCCAAGCTTGTTGCTGGAAAGTCAATTTACTGCCGAGTTCAGCCCTGCACTCGAAGACTACCGCTACCCAGCTCTGATCGAGAATGAACAGCGTGGGAAACAGTTGGCTCGACAGGCACTGGAACGGCACCGCACCGACTACCAGTTAGCTGAAGGTAAAAGCGATCAGCCAACCCTGCGCAGTGGTCACTTCTTCGACCTGACCGAGCACCCGCGCCAGCAGTGCAACGACTTGTGGCTGCTGCTCAGTGTGACCCACTCCGGAAAGCAGCCCCAGGCTCTTGAGGAGTCGGTCACCAGTGACAGCAAACCCGAAGACGGCTTCACCCAAGGTTACCGCAATACGTTCAGTGCAATTCCTTGGGACGTGTTCTATCGGCCACCGCTGGTCACGCGCAAATCGGTTTTGGTTAGCCAAACCGCCCGTGTCACTGGGCCTGTGGGCGAAGAAATCTTCTGTGATGAACATGGGCGGGTCAAAGTCGAGTTCCATTGGGACCGCGCCGAACTTGGCAGTGACAAGAGCAGTTGCTGGCTACGGGTATCATCGAGCTGGGCGGGGGACAGTTTCGGAGCGGTAACCATTCCACGTATCGGTATGGAAGTGGTGGTGACTTATTTAGAGGGCAACCCCGATAATCCGTTGATTACGGGGTGCGTGCCTAACAAGCTCACACCTGTGCCCTATCCCCTGCCGGCAAACAAAACCAAGACCGTGTTGCGCAGTCACAGTTCGCCGCACAGTGGTGGCTACAACGAACTGTCGATTGAAGACCGCAGCGGCCAGGAGCTGATCTACCTGCGTGCTCAACGCGACATGGAGCAGAGGGTCGAAAACGACAGTCGGTTAGAGGTCGGAAACGAGCGTCATGAAACCATCAAGGGCAACAGCATCACGGTGCTGGAAGCCGAAGAGCAACGCACCGTCACCGCTGACCGTAAAGTGGATCTCAAAGCTAACGACTATTTGCAAGTCGCTAGCAGCAGCCATACCCGCGTCGGGCAAACCGTGGTGATTGAGGCCGGGCAACAAGTCCACCTCAAAGCGGGTGCCCAACTGATCCTCGACGCTGGAGCCAGTATCACCTTGAAGGGTGGTGGTCAGCATATCGTGATTGGCCCGGGTGGTATTTTCAGCAGTACCGAGATTCAAATCGGTGGTGCACCCACTGCGGGAACGGCTGCTGCTCCAGTGTTGCCAGGAATGCTTGAAGGACTGTCAGCACCCGCGACACTGCCTCTCCCCAACCTATCGCTTTATCAATAG
- a CDS encoding copper-binding protein, translated as MKLIQIAFASTLAALSLAAHAQDMPGMKMDDMNMNGMPMKQETQQAQQATAEGRIKAIDTAKHKVTIAHGAVPAVQWPPMTMAFAATAEQLAGLAVGDQVTFAFRLEGGAATILSIKK; from the coding sequence ATGAAACTGATCCAGATCGCATTCGCTAGCACCCTGGCCGCGCTGTCTCTTGCCGCCCACGCGCAGGACATGCCCGGCATGAAAATGGACGACATGAACATGAATGGCATGCCGATGAAGCAGGAAACCCAGCAGGCCCAACAGGCCACTGCCGAGGGCAGGATCAAGGCCATCGATACCGCCAAGCACAAAGTGACCATCGCCCACGGCGCCGTCCCCGCCGTGCAATGGCCACCGATGACCATGGCCTTTGCCGCGACCGCGGAGCAGTTGGCGGGGCTGGCGGTTGGCGACCAGGTGACTTTCGCGTTCCGCCTGGAAGGCGGTGCGGCCACTATCCTTTCCATCAAGAAATAA
- a CDS encoding DUF4123 domain-containing protein, producing MINSISSPFQTPVAPGVLCVILDASFDSDLQAHVDQAISYGVERCVPLFDNTPYTALQAAGPFALLCPVPGALMEYASTLLEQADAGFVAYLKDDQSFEQAVEHWRSLLTVSTADTPAQMMRFFEPRWLEPLLSSLDETELLQFMGPLTDMAWRNELGWRHQAHPHPEPEAEVQAPGWLHLGHERQALMDQQRLKVLAGRFAQDYQAVLPMPEPAAFVYRQLLTAQQAGYLQLAEQERWLRLSLSKGDDFWSRSPHTELLARNDLGLGDKLIELERL from the coding sequence ATGATCAACTCCATCTCTTCACCCTTTCAAACACCAGTAGCACCAGGAGTCCTGTGTGTGATTCTGGATGCCAGTTTTGACTCGGATTTGCAGGCTCATGTCGATCAGGCCATCAGCTACGGTGTCGAACGCTGCGTCCCGCTGTTCGACAACACCCCCTATACAGCCTTGCAAGCCGCGGGACCATTCGCCTTGCTGTGTCCGGTACCCGGTGCGTTGATGGAGTATGCCAGTACGCTGCTTGAACAGGCCGATGCCGGATTCGTGGCCTACTTGAAGGATGACCAGTCCTTCGAGCAGGCCGTTGAACATTGGCGCAGCCTACTCACCGTCAGTACCGCTGACACTCCGGCCCAGATGATGCGTTTTTTTGAACCACGCTGGCTGGAGCCGTTGTTGAGCAGCCTCGATGAAACCGAGCTGTTGCAGTTCATGGGGCCGCTCACTGACATGGCCTGGCGCAACGAGCTGGGCTGGCGTCATCAGGCTCACCCTCATCCCGAACCGGAAGCCGAGGTCCAAGCGCCAGGCTGGCTGCACCTGGGGCACGAGCGGCAGGCCCTGATGGATCAGCAGCGCTTGAAGGTGCTGGCCGGACGGTTTGCTCAGGACTATCAGGCGGTATTGCCCATGCCCGAGCCCGCGGCTTTTGTGTATCGACAGCTACTCACGGCCCAGCAAGCAGGGTATCTGCAGTTGGCCGAGCAAGAGCGCTGGCTGCGTCTGTCGCTGAGCAAGGGCGATGACTTCTGGAGTCGATCCCCGCATACCGAATTACTGGCCCGTAACGACCTGGGTCTTGGCGACAAGCTGATCGAGCTTGAACGTCTCTGA